A section of the Chryseobacterium ginsenosidimutans genome encodes:
- a CDS encoding DMT family transporter, protein MKDFKLTLAIFTVAIVWGTTFLSIRVAVETIPAWFVAGIRQFLASIIMLCILLYRGQFQWIGWKNLGYQLIFSTLMLIIANGMTTVAEESVTSSLTSLISACSPIVVFMGSVALGLQKFSFKALAGVLMCFSGILLIFWNGINDLENPDYAMGIFFLFIAILGWASGTIFTKKMNIQSKNISLNLFYQFAFAGIVQLIFAFLFSENYNFENWTFKSISAMVYLSVFGSVAAFFAYHYALTKVSPVQVSILAYINTVISIFLSWLILNEEISPKFIIAAVLIILGVFVINYNREMFKKQRIESL, encoded by the coding sequence ATGAAAGATTTTAAACTTACTTTAGCCATCTTCACTGTTGCCATTGTTTGGGGAACAACTTTTTTGTCGATTCGTGTAGCAGTAGAAACCATTCCCGCTTGGTTTGTAGCAGGAATTAGGCAGTTTCTTGCGTCGATTATCATGCTTTGTATTCTTCTTTACCGCGGACAATTTCAATGGATTGGCTGGAAAAATTTAGGGTATCAGCTTATTTTTTCAACATTGATGCTCATCATCGCCAACGGAATGACAACTGTTGCCGAGGAATCTGTCACCAGCAGCCTAACTTCTTTGATCAGTGCATGTTCGCCGATCGTCGTTTTTATGGGAAGTGTCGCACTGGGATTACAGAAGTTCAGCTTCAAGGCATTGGCAGGAGTTTTAATGTGCTTCAGCGGGATTCTTCTTATCTTCTGGAACGGGATAAATGACCTCGAAAACCCTGATTATGCAATGGGAATTTTCTTCCTTTTTATCGCAATTTTGGGCTGGGCATCGGGAACGATTTTTACCAAGAAAATGAATATTCAATCTAAAAATATTTCTTTAAATCTGTTTTATCAATTTGCTTTTGCAGGAATTGTACAGCTTATTTTCGCTTTCCTATTTTCCGAAAATTATAATTTTGAAAACTGGACTTTTAAAAGTATTTCAGCGATGGTTTATTTATCAGTTTTTGGTTCTGTAGCAGCATTTTTCGCGTATCATTATGCTTTGACGAAGGTTTCTCCGGTTCAGGTTTCTATTTTGGCTTACATTAATACTGTTATTTCCATATTTTTGAGCTGGCTGATTTTGAATGAAGAAATTTCTCCTAAATTTATTATTGCTGCGGTTTTAATTATTCTTGGTGTGTTTGTTATTAATTATAA
- a CDS encoding zinc-dependent alcohol dehydrogenase family protein: protein MKAIVLQQFGKPLEVKEMEKPQPKAHEVLVKIKASGLNPLDLKIKEGKASHAEVTLPMILGIDMAGIVEEIGKDVKNFKVGDEVFGMVGGVGNNPGTLAEYIAADADLLALKPKNITFKEAAATPLIFITAWEGLVSKMNIKKDETVLIHAGNGGVGHVALQIALAKGAKVFTTVKSENIEAVQQYPVEIIPSDELSVEKYVQNFTNGAGFDAILDTVGLLDDSFKAVKQYSGHVASILGWGTHSIAPLSFRNATYSGVFTLYPLLSGENRKHYGEILKEAANLFEEGKLKIAVDDKSYSLEQTNEAFADIENRISKGKTIIEIK, encoded by the coding sequence ATGAAAGCAATTGTATTACAACAGTTTGGAAAACCATTAGAAGTAAAAGAAATGGAAAAACCTCAACCAAAAGCTCATGAAGTTTTGGTAAAAATAAAAGCAAGCGGACTGAATCCTTTAGATTTAAAAATAAAAGAAGGAAAAGCTTCCCACGCCGAAGTTACTTTGCCTATGATTTTGGGAATCGACATGGCAGGAATCGTAGAAGAAATTGGAAAAGACGTCAAAAATTTCAAAGTTGGAGATGAGGTTTTCGGAATGGTAGGTGGTGTCGGAAATAATCCCGGAACACTTGCAGAATATATCGCAGCAGACGCAGATCTTTTGGCTTTAAAACCAAAAAACATTACATTTAAAGAAGCTGCAGCTACTCCACTTATCTTCATCACAGCGTGGGAAGGCTTGGTTAGCAAAATGAATATTAAAAAAGATGAAACCGTTTTAATCCACGCAGGGAATGGCGGTGTCGGTCATGTTGCTTTACAAATCGCTCTGGCAAAAGGCGCAAAAGTTTTCACCACCGTAAAATCGGAAAATATTGAAGCCGTACAGCAATATCCTGTTGAAATTATTCCCTCAGATGAATTATCCGTAGAAAAATATGTGCAGAACTTTACAAACGGAGCTGGTTTTGACGCAATCCTTGATACAGTAGGGCTTTTGGATGATTCTTTTAAAGCTGTAAAACAATATTCGGGTCATGTTGCCAGCATTTTAGGTTGGGGAACTCACAGTATTGCTCCTTTATCGTTCAGAAATGCAACGTATTCGGGAGTTTTCACTTTATATCCTTTATTATCCGGGGAAAACAGAAAACATTATGGCGAAATTTTAAAAGAAGCTGCCAATCTCTTCGAAGAAGGAAAATTAAAAATTGCGGTTGATGATAAATCATATTCATTAGAACAAACGAATGAAGCGTTTGCAGATATAGAAAACCGAATTTCTAAAGGAAAAACTATTATAGAAATCAAATAA
- a CDS encoding AraC family transcriptional regulator, translated as MKKDYLQQPFELVLKEPMDVCPRGEHSISFFELVYIVSGSGFQNINGNEFGYKEGHVFLLKPEDSHRFTFETTTQLFFIRFNRVFFQNNTIENTFFKRIEQAFSAINGFQSCIINGEEDKKTIEHLMNGLFLEMGKEKLYSHEIIYLLVQSVLTVVARNLIQKTTLIIDEKTEDKAANMIHYVQGNIYHPEKLKSEKIGKLFGVSKTYVGRYFKNKTGKTLSEYITDYKTKLIENRLKYSEMRINEIADEFGFTDKSHLNRFFKKMNGVSPSTFRNENFKKNS; from the coding sequence ATGAAAAAAGATTATCTACAACAGCCTTTCGAATTGGTTTTAAAAGAACCGATGGACGTTTGTCCGCGCGGAGAACACAGTATTAGCTTTTTTGAACTGGTTTATATTGTATCGGGAAGCGGTTTTCAGAATATTAACGGAAATGAATTTGGATATAAAGAAGGACATGTTTTTCTGTTAAAGCCTGAAGATTCTCACAGATTTACATTTGAAACCACGACGCAGCTATTTTTCATCAGGTTTAACAGAGTTTTTTTTCAGAACAATACCATTGAAAATACTTTTTTCAAACGTATTGAACAGGCTTTCTCCGCTATCAACGGTTTCCAGAGCTGTATTATTAATGGTGAAGAAGACAAAAAGACAATCGAACACTTAATGAACGGCTTATTTCTGGAAATGGGAAAAGAGAAGCTCTATTCTCATGAAATAATTTATCTTTTGGTACAATCGGTTCTTACGGTGGTGGCGAGAAATTTAATCCAGAAAACAACATTGATTATTGATGAAAAAACAGAAGATAAAGCAGCGAATATGATTCATTACGTTCAGGGAAATATTTATCATCCTGAAAAGCTGAAGAGTGAAAAGATCGGTAAATTATTTGGTGTTTCGAAAACGTATGTCGGGCGTTATTTCAAAAATAAAACAGGAAAAACACTGAGCGAATATATTACGGATTATAAAACAAAATTAATCGAAAACCGTTTAAAATATAGTGAAATGAGAATTAACGAAATTGCAGACGAATTTGGTTTTACAGATAAAAGTCATCTGAACCGCTTCTTTAAAAAGATGAACGGTGTTTCACCTTCCACATTCAGGAATGAAAATTTTAAAAAAAACAGTTGA
- the purE gene encoding 5-(carboxyamino)imidazole ribonucleotide mutase, producing the protein MVGIIMGSQSDLPIMEQAANFLKSLDIPYELTVVSAHRTPERMFEYAKTAKERGLKVIVAGAGGAAHLPGMVASCTTLPVIGVPILSSNSIDGWDSVLSILQMPGGIPVATMALNGALNAGILAAKIIGSADEQVAENIQKYQDSLKDKVLGTVDDIKAQHPNHFDK; encoded by the coding sequence ATGGTAGGAATTATTATGGGAAGTCAGAGCGACTTACCGATCATGGAACAGGCTGCAAATTTTTTAAAATCTTTAGACATTCCGTATGAACTAACGGTGGTTTCTGCACACAGAACTCCGGAAAGAATGTTTGAATATGCAAAAACAGCGAAAGAAAGAGGTTTAAAAGTAATTGTTGCCGGAGCCGGAGGTGCAGCTCATCTTCCCGGAATGGTGGCTAGTTGTACAACTTTACCCGTGATTGGTGTGCCGATTTTGTCGAGTAATTCTATTGACGGTTGGGATTCTGTTCTTTCGATTCTTCAGATGCCGGGTGGAATTCCTGTAGCAACAATGGCATTAAATGGGGCTTTGAATGCAGGGATTTTAGCAGCAAAGATTATTGGGAGTGCAGACGAGCAGGTTGCAGAAAATATTCAGAAATATCAGGATTCTTTGAAAGATAAAGTATTGGGAACGGTGGATGATATTAAAGCTCAACATCCGAACCATTTTGATAAATAA
- a CDS encoding BspA family leucine-rich repeat surface protein yields the protein MFKKLFVLTLFFILQITKAQNDFITTWQPGLTTTTTVDAPYAATSDQIWFPGIGENYSINWEEVGFPAHSGTMNNVTSTKQVLIDFGTPLNPGGSAAAKYKVKVRNGSGTFKQIRFGEATLVNLGEMILPIWEAFGSSDKILEIEQWGDISWLSMNGAFATCRLLKLTATDIPNLNNVTDASFMFSNTPSFNGAPSMQNWDTSHIINFGSMFSRLGDNTLFTDVFNPPYFNSWDMSSAQDISYMFAGRGLFNQDLNAWNTSNVKNMAWTFGSTRFNERINNWDTSNVTNMEGMFHYNTYFDQPIGNWNTSKVTLMGHMLHGCTSFNQPIESWNVSKVTSMGLMLSGDLTFNQSLGNWNLAALTNGSNMLFQTVLNCENYSKTLSGWADNPNTANNIALGLLSSLQYASNAVIKRDMLLSKGWLFSGDTQGSCFLSTSDNSLKKSGGIYPNPATDNIHTDLIHDAIDYKILDTSGRMVMSGKLNQDTITISSLSKGNYILQIVSKDKIQNFKFIKK from the coding sequence ATGTTTAAAAAACTTTTCGTTCTTACTTTATTCTTTATTTTACAGATAACAAAAGCGCAAAACGACTTTATCACCACTTGGCAACCCGGTCTTACCACTACAACCACTGTAGATGCACCGTATGCTGCAACATCAGATCAAATCTGGTTTCCGGGAATTGGTGAAAACTATTCTATTAATTGGGAAGAAGTAGGATTTCCTGCTCATAGCGGTACAATGAATAATGTGACTTCCACGAAACAGGTTCTGATAGATTTCGGAACTCCATTGAATCCCGGAGGTTCGGCTGCAGCAAAGTATAAAGTAAAGGTAAGAAACGGAAGCGGAACTTTTAAACAAATAAGATTCGGGGAAGCGACATTAGTTAATTTAGGAGAAATGATTCTTCCGATTTGGGAGGCGTTCGGAAGCTCAGACAAAATCCTGGAAATTGAGCAGTGGGGAGATATTTCGTGGCTTTCTATGAATGGTGCTTTTGCAACCTGCAGACTTTTAAAACTTACAGCAACAGATATTCCTAATCTGAATAATGTAACAGACGCTTCGTTTATGTTTAGCAATACTCCAAGTTTTAATGGAGCCCCTTCTATGCAGAATTGGGATACATCGCATATCATAAATTTCGGTTCTATGTTTTCACGTCTCGGCGATAATACATTGTTTACAGATGTTTTTAATCCGCCTTATTTCAATTCATGGGATATGTCTTCAGCACAGGATATCAGTTATATGTTTGCAGGAAGAGGTCTTTTTAATCAAGATTTAAATGCATGGAATACCTCGAATGTAAAAAATATGGCATGGACATTCGGCAGTACCCGTTTTAATGAAAGGATAAACAATTGGGACACTTCCAATGTTACCAATATGGAAGGGATGTTTCATTACAATACATATTTTGATCAGCCTATCGGTAATTGGAATACCTCAAAAGTAACACTTATGGGACACATGCTTCACGGATGCACAAGCTTCAACCAGCCTATCGAATCATGGAATGTGAGTAAAGTTACGAGTATGGGACTAATGCTTTCCGGAGATCTTACATTTAATCAATCTCTTGGAAATTGGAATTTAGCAGCTTTAACCAATGGTAGCAATATGTTATTTCAAACCGTATTAAATTGCGAAAATTACAGCAAAACTCTTTCCGGATGGGCAGATAATCCAAACACAGCCAATAATATTGCCCTTGGATTATTAAGTTCTTTACAATATGCTTCAAATGCTGTGATTAAAAGAGATATGTTACTTAGTAAAGGATGGCTTTTCAGTGGTGATACTCAGGGAAGCTGTTTTCTTTCAACATCAGACAATTCTTTGAAAAAATCTGGAGGAATATATCCGAATCCTGCGACAGACAACATCCATACCGATCTTATTCATGACGCAATAGACTATAAAATCTTAGACACAAGCGGAAGAATGGTAATGAGTGGAAAACTGAATCAGGATACGATTACGATCAGTTCCTTATCAAAAGGAAATTATATTTTACAGATTGTTTCCAAAGATAAAATCCAAAACTTTAAATTTATTAAAAAATAG
- a CDS encoding BspA family leucine-rich repeat surface protein, with protein sequence MIKKISFLIFLFFFSQIVSAQNEFITIWEPNTSIHDLLNPVMPSAAGDGQIWFPGIGENYRIVWEEVGFPSHTGIMNDVTSAERVLIDFGTPFNPNPADAAYRVKVSNGNGIFRQIKFGKNTISSSPILDFPVISTSGSTNKITEIEQWGNIHWTSMNNAFAQCMNIELTATDSPDLSNVEDASMMFNNAFNFKGAPSMANWDTSHIKNFKYMFGYLTTPPVGFALNESFNAPIGSWDMSSAEDLSYMLMRRKIFNQNLNSWNVSKVTNMAYMLAEMDVYNQPMNNWNTSKVTNMTFMFHFNPVFNQPLDQWNTSNVTNMGHMFHGCNAFNQPINVWDTSKVTDMNTMFTEATSFNQSLQDWNIPALVSGSNMFLDSGVNCENYSKILYGWAHNPNTANNIYLQSLSPLIYSVAVINERNILIGKGWAITGDSVSECSFLGTSDIKNKSETGIYPNPATDFIYVRNSDAKNYTIFDQSGRIIARGILANGEINIHALITGNYILQINSRGKSQSFKFIKK encoded by the coding sequence ATGATAAAAAAAATCTCATTTCTGATTTTTCTGTTCTTTTTTAGTCAGATTGTAAGCGCACAAAATGAATTCATAACCATATGGGAACCAAATACTTCAATACATGATTTACTAAACCCTGTAATGCCTTCTGCAGCTGGAGACGGGCAAATCTGGTTTCCCGGAATTGGGGAGAATTACAGAATTGTATGGGAGGAAGTTGGTTTTCCCTCACACACTGGAATAATGAATGATGTAACTTCTGCCGAACGTGTTTTAATAGATTTCGGAACTCCTTTCAATCCTAATCCGGCAGATGCGGCTTATAGAGTAAAAGTATCCAATGGAAACGGTATTTTCAGACAAATAAAATTCGGAAAAAATACAATTTCTTCAAGTCCTATTTTGGATTTTCCTGTTATTTCAACTTCAGGAAGTACAAATAAAATCACTGAAATTGAGCAATGGGGAAATATCCACTGGACATCAATGAATAATGCTTTTGCACAATGTATGAACATAGAGCTTACTGCCACAGATTCTCCGGACCTTTCTAATGTGGAAGATGCTTCGATGATGTTCAATAATGCTTTTAATTTTAAAGGAGCTCCTTCTATGGCAAATTGGGATACTTCTCACATTAAGAACTTCAAATATATGTTCGGATATCTTACTACCCCACCTGTAGGCTTTGCGCTGAATGAATCTTTCAATGCACCCATAGGATCATGGGATATGTCTTCAGCCGAAGATCTCAGTTATATGTTAATGAGAAGAAAAATCTTCAATCAGAATTTGAACAGCTGGAATGTTTCAAAAGTAACTAATATGGCTTATATGCTCGCAGAAATGGATGTTTATAATCAACCAATGAACAATTGGAATACGTCTAAAGTTACTAATATGACTTTTATGTTTCATTTTAATCCTGTTTTCAATCAACCGCTCGATCAATGGAATACATCTAATGTAACAAATATGGGACATATGTTTCATGGATGTAATGCCTTCAACCAACCTATTAATGTTTGGGACACAAGTAAAGTAACTGATATGAATACAATGTTCACTGAAGCCACAAGTTTTAATCAAAGTTTACAGGATTGGAATATTCCGGCTCTTGTTTCGGGAAGTAATATGTTCCTTGACTCAGGAGTCAATTGTGAAAATTACAGTAAAATTCTTTATGGATGGGCTCATAATCCGAATACAGCCAATAATATTTATTTACAAAGTCTAAGTCCGCTGATCTACTCCGTCGCAGTTATCAACGAAAGAAATATCCTTATAGGTAAAGGTTGGGCAATTACAGGAGATTCTGTATCTGAATGCAGCTTTTTGGGAACTTCTGATATAAAAAATAAAAGTGAAACAGGTATTTATCCAAATCCTGCAACAGATTTTATTTACGTAAGAAACTCTGATGCTAAAAACTATACGATTTTCGACCAAAGCGGAAGAATCATTGCAAGAGGGATTTTAGCTAACGGAGAAATAAATATTCACGCTTTAATTACCGGGAATTATATTTTACAGATTAATTCCAGAGGGAAAAGCCAATCATTTAAATTCATCAAAAAATAA
- a CDS encoding BspA family leucine-rich repeat surface protein produces the protein MLKKLLTLFIFISLIQITYAQNEFITIWKPGTAQQIKFPGRGTNFNVSWEEVGYPIHNGTINNITSNKEFIVNFGTPSNPISANATYRIKVSNGSGSFNQVRFYDSTLSPIYSCTDMYKIIDIAQWGNIQWATFDNAFVLCADMNVSATDVPNLSSVTTTKEMFFLCGSLTGNASFNNWNTSTITNMYNMFGEAINFNAPVGNWNVSNVTNMSYLFDYTSFNQPLNNWDTSNATQMEHMFHGSTLFNQDIRNWNTSKVTDMTEMFHETSFNQNLGQWNLNSLTTAQNMFLDSGMSCENYDNTLYGWSLSSAAPSNINLSSASPLVYSHPQAVNARNFLITSKGWIISGDSYNAECNSILSASEDSLKNETSIYPNPATDFIYVKNLKGSNRYKILDQSGRIILQNILNEEKIDISYLVKGNYILQIIAKDKTQSFKLIKN, from the coding sequence ATGTTAAAAAAACTACTAACCTTATTTATATTTATTTCGTTAATTCAAATCACTTACGCTCAGAACGAATTTATTACTATTTGGAAGCCTGGAACGGCTCAGCAGATAAAATTTCCGGGAAGAGGTACTAATTTTAACGTATCTTGGGAAGAAGTAGGATATCCTATTCATAATGGAACGATAAACAATATCACATCTAATAAAGAATTTATTGTTAACTTCGGAACTCCTTCAAACCCAATATCTGCGAATGCAACTTACCGTATAAAAGTTAGTAACGGAAGCGGAAGTTTTAATCAGGTCAGATTTTATGACAGTACCTTATCTCCTATATATTCATGCACGGATATGTACAAAATTATTGATATTGCACAGTGGGGAAATATCCAGTGGGCAACATTTGATAACGCTTTTGTTCTTTGTGCAGACATGAACGTTTCTGCAACAGATGTCCCAAATCTAAGTTCTGTTACTACAACCAAAGAAATGTTCTTCCTTTGTGGATCATTAACGGGAAATGCCAGTTTTAATAATTGGAATACTTCAACGATTACCAATATGTACAATATGTTTGGGGAAGCCATCAACTTTAATGCACCTGTAGGAAATTGGAATGTCTCAAATGTAACAAATATGTCTTACTTGTTTGATTATACTTCATTTAATCAACCCCTTAATAATTGGGATACTTCCAACGCAACCCAAATGGAGCATATGTTTCACGGTTCTACTTTATTTAATCAGGATATCAGAAACTGGAATACTTCAAAAGTTACTGACATGACCGAAATGTTCCATGAAACATCTTTTAACCAAAATTTAGGACAATGGAATCTAAATTCTCTTACTACTGCTCAGAATATGTTTCTCGATTCAGGAATGAGTTGCGAGAATTATGACAATACACTTTACGGCTGGAGTTTGAGCTCTGCCGCTCCAAGCAACATCAATCTTTCAAGTGCTTCACCTTTGGTTTATTCTCATCCTCAAGCTGTAAACGCAAGAAATTTTCTTATTACATCTAAAGGCTGGATAATTTCCGGAGATTCTTATAACGCAGAATGTAATTCTATCCTTTCCGCATCAGAAGACTCGTTAAAAAATGAAACTTCAATCTACCCAAACCCTGCCACCGATTTTATTTATGTTAAAAATTTAAAAGGTTCAAACCGCTATAAAATTCTTGACCAAAGCGGAAGAATCATTCTTCAAAACATTTTAAATGAAGAAAAAATAGATATAAGTTATTTAGTGAAAGGAAATTATATTTTACAGATTATCGCAAAAGATAAAACCCAATCTTTTAAACTCATAAAAAACTAA
- the yiaA gene encoding inner membrane protein YiaA — MKKQNVSNAFIAASWVALGAGMIGFIVGLVRAEMQLNEKGYYFTILLYGLFAVVSLQKAVRDRLENIKVTDIYYGICWFATLSSIVLLAIGLWNATILPSEKGFYGFAFLLALFGAIAVQKNTRDNMLQE, encoded by the coding sequence ATGAAAAAACAAAATGTATCAAACGCATTTATAGCGGCATCGTGGGTTGCCTTAGGAGCTGGAATGATCGGTTTTATAGTAGGTCTTGTAAGAGCTGAAATGCAGCTTAATGAAAAAGGATACTATTTTACCATTTTATTATACGGTTTATTTGCTGTAGTTTCTTTACAGAAAGCAGTTCGTGACAGATTGGAGAATATTAAAGTAACAGATATTTATTACGGGATCTGTTGGTTTGCTACCCTTTCTTCCATTGTTTTACTGGCTATCGGATTATGGAATGCCACGATTCTGCCAAGCGAAAAAGGATTCTACGGATTTGCCTTTTTACTGGCACTTTTCGGTGCAATCGCTGTTCAGAAAAATACCCGGGACAATATGCTTCAGGAATAA
- the ahcY gene encoding adenosylhomocysteinase, producing the protein MSTTTQYVPYKVKDISLAEWGRKEITLAEAEMPGLMSIREEYGPSQPLKGARIAGCLHMTIQTAVLIETLVALGAEVTWSSCNIFSTQDHAAAAIAAAGIPVYAWKGLNEEEFDWCIEQTLFFGEDRKPLNMILDDGGDLTNMVFDKYPEFTKDIKGLSEETTTGVHRLYERMKNGTLVMPAINVNDSVTKSKFDNKYGCKESAVDAVRRATDLMLAGKRVVVCGYGDVGKGTAASFRGAGSIVTVTEIDPICALQAAMDGYEVKRLDTVVDNADIIITTTGNFNIVRGEHFLKMKDKAVVCNIGHFDNEIDMAWLNENYGSTKSEVKPQVDIYTIEGKEVIILAEGRLVNLGCATGHPSFVMSNSFSNQTLAQIELWTNSEAYGNEVYMLPKHLDEKVAALHLKKLSVELEVLSTEQAEYIGVDVKGPFKPEYYRY; encoded by the coding sequence ATGAGTACTACAACACAATACGTTCCTTATAAAGTTAAGGATATTTCTCTGGCAGAATGGGGAAGAAAAGAAATTACTCTTGCAGAAGCAGAAATGCCCGGTTTGATGTCTATCCGTGAAGAATACGGACCGTCTCAGCCGCTTAAAGGTGCAAGAATCGCAGGATGTCTTCACATGACAATCCAAACAGCTGTACTTATCGAGACTTTGGTAGCTTTAGGAGCTGAAGTTACTTGGTCTTCTTGTAATATTTTCTCAACTCAAGATCACGCTGCTGCTGCCATTGCTGCTGCAGGAATCCCTGTTTATGCATGGAAAGGTCTTAACGAAGAAGAATTCGACTGGTGTATCGAGCAGACTTTATTCTTTGGTGAAGACAGAAAGCCATTGAATATGATTCTTGATGACGGTGGAGATTTAACAAACATGGTTTTCGATAAATACCCTGAATTCACAAAAGATATTAAAGGACTTTCTGAAGAAACTACAACCGGAGTTCACAGATTGTACGAAAGAATGAAAAACGGAACTTTGGTAATGCCTGCAATCAACGTAAATGATTCGGTTACTAAATCTAAGTTTGACAACAAATACGGATGTAAAGAATCTGCAGTGGATGCTGTAAGAAGAGCTACAGACCTTATGTTGGCTGGTAAAAGAGTGGTAGTTTGTGGATACGGAGACGTAGGTAAAGGTACTGCAGCATCTTTCAGAGGAGCGGGTTCTATCGTTACTGTTACTGAAATTGATCCAATTTGTGCGCTTCAAGCTGCAATGGACGGTTATGAGGTAAAAAGATTAGATACTGTTGTTGATAATGCAGATATTATCATCACTACTACGGGTAACTTCAACATTGTAAGAGGAGAACATTTCCTTAAAATGAAAGATAAAGCTGTCGTTTGTAATATCGGTCACTTCGATAACGAAATCGATATGGCTTGGTTGAACGAAAACTACGGTTCTACAAAATCTGAAGTTAAGCCACAAGTAGACATCTATACAATTGAAGGTAAAGAAGTAATCATCCTTGCGGAAGGTAGATTGGTTAACTTAGGTTGCGCAACAGGGCACCCAAGTTTTGTAATGTCTAACTCTTTCTCTAACCAGACTTTGGCTCAGATTGAACTTTGGACTAATTCTGAAGCTTACGGAAACGAAGTATATATGTTACCTAAACATTTAGATGAGAAAGTAGCTGCTTTACACCTTAAAAAATTAAGTGTTGAGTTAGAAGTTCTTTCTACTGAACAAGCTGAATATATCGGTGTTGACGTAAAAGGACCTTTCAAACCTGAATATTACAGATACTAA
- a CDS encoding HugZ family pyridoxamine 5'-phosphate oxidase yields MNHTNIQEEAKKAAKPLAPKVKELIERSRSVILGTVDAEGTPNSSYAPFVKLGNTFYILVSFMAKHTKNLADGKKASVMFIEDESATKQIYARERLTIEATTSQIERDSETWNAVVSELKETHGKVVDVISEMKDFILIGLHPVKGSYVNGFGSAYFVDENLEIMEHRNDINHQSK; encoded by the coding sequence ATGAATCATACAAATATTCAGGAAGAAGCTAAAAAAGCAGCAAAACCATTGGCTCCTAAAGTAAAGGAATTAATTGAAAGATCTAGAAGTGTAATTTTGGGAACCGTAGATGCAGAAGGAACGCCTAATTCGAGTTATGCACCATTTGTAAAGCTAGGAAATACATTTTATATCTTGGTTTCTTTCATGGCAAAACATACTAAAAATCTTGCTGACGGAAAGAAAGCTTCAGTAATGTTTATTGAAGATGAGTCTGCTACAAAACAAATCTACGCTCGTGAGCGTTTGACAATAGAAGCAACAACTTCTCAGATCGAAAGAGATTCTGAAACATGGAATGCTGTTGTTTCTGAATTAAAAGAAACTCATGGAAAAGTGGTTGATGTCATTTCTGAAATGAAAGATTTTATCTTAATCGGCCTGCATCCTGTGAAAGGTTCTTACGTGAATGGTTTCGGAAGTGCTTATTTTGTAGACGAAAACCTTGAAATTATGGAACACAGAAACGATATCAATCATCAGTCAAAATAA
- a CDS encoding 4'-phosphopantetheinyl transferase family protein, giving the protein MPLYRDFSDDNATILVWKYDETEDLDINKLLESENVEKVKDYHPKKLLEVLMVRKLLKGLKPHSKILYKDREPFLSPKDAEISITHSFPFAAIAISKSKIGIDIEKFNPKILRVIDKFTYENERGFIPFDNEVTYYTIIWSVKESMYKIHHSKHWSLKKHYEVRPFELKYLHQIKCRVYDDLISDELKARVEFFDDYCFTIVEE; this is encoded by the coding sequence ATGCCTCTCTACCGTGATTTTTCTGATGACAATGCCACTATTCTCGTATGGAAGTACGATGAAACAGAAGATTTGGATATCAATAAACTTTTAGAGTCCGAAAATGTTGAGAAAGTAAAAGATTATCATCCAAAGAAATTGTTAGAGGTTTTGATGGTTCGTAAATTGCTAAAAGGACTAAAACCGCATTCAAAAATATTATATAAAGACAGAGAACCTTTTTTGTCTCCAAAAGATGCAGAAATATCCATTACCCATTCTTTTCCGTTTGCTGCGATTGCAATTTCTAAAAGTAAAATCGGAATTGATATTGAGAAATTCAATCCTAAAATTTTAAGGGTAATCGACAAATTCACTTACGAAAATGAAAGAGGCTTCATTCCTTTTGATAATGAAGTGACTTATTATACCATCATCTGGAGCGTGAAAGAGAGTATGTACAAGATTCATCATTCCAAACACTGGTCTCTGAAAAAGCATTATGAAGTAAGGCCTTTCGAGTTAAAATATCTTCATCAAATCAAATGCAGAGTTTATGATGATCTGATTTCAGACGAATTAAAGGCAAGAGTAGAATTCTTCGACGATTACTGTTTTACGATTGTTGAGGAATAG